In [Phormidium] sp. ETS-05, the genomic window GATCGCTTCACCAGTTGCAACAGCAGCATCACCACCGCGATAAATACCCCTTGGGGATAAAACAACCCCAGCAGCACAATTGTAGCACAAGTAGCCGCTAAATTTTGGCGCAACAAATAATATAAAAACGCCCCAAACAAGGGATAAATAAACGCCACCGCCGTCGCCGAAACCACATCATCCCGCATCCACATATAATGATTCATCAGCAGCCCCGAAATACAAGCCGCCACCGGCACCGGCAATAGCTGCATCGTAATGCCAAAACAATAAGCAGTAGTTATCAAACCCAGCACTGGCGGTAACAGCTTACTCAACAGCACAGGCGCAATGCCTAACTTCGCCATCACCCAATAAAAACCCGTATATCCCCACGGTGCCACAGTTTGAAAATAATCCGCCATCAAATCCCCCGGAAATAACCCCGAGTCAACAAACCGCTGCATCCAAAACACGTGCTGGCGGGCATCATCTTGGATGATATACTCGCCACTAAAGGCACGCTGCAACACCAAAAAGCCATAAACCGTCGCCAAAGTCATGTTAAAACTAAACCAAAATATCACCCTCCCTCTAGAGGATTTATCAGCCGGTGCCGTGATAAATTGGTGTAACCGCTTAATTGCCTGCATTAGATTCCCTGCTGTTCCCCTTCATAATACAATCAGCCGCCATGATAGTATAATCGCCCGCGTTTAAAATTGTACAACTTTCTTCGAGCAACGCCAGCGCCGGAGTCACACCCCCCTGCAATGTCGCCAGAGCTTCCCCCGCCACCGGTTGGTACTGCTGCAACCAGGTATTTCCCGCCAGATACTCCGGCTTAAACCCATTCCTATCTAGCAACCAGAAATCTACCCCATATTTGCCGATAAAGTTTTGCACCTGCGTCAAGTCAGGGGTGTATTGTGCTGTAATCAAGTCTATAGCACGCTGGCGAAACTCCTGCACATAAGCCTGATGATAGGAAATGCCATATTCCCGACTTACCAAAATCTTCCTCGCGGAGAAAGTGGGGATATTATTCGCCGCATCCGATAGAGAAGCAATCAAAATATCTTTCGGTTGTTGCTGAAAAAACTCATAAATCGTTGCGTCTTTAATCACCCGGTAACTGGTGCGGGGAAAACTACCATCCACATGAGGATACAACAGCAGCAACCCCACCAGCAACCACCCCAGCGGCTGCCACTTTTTCAACTGGGAAACTTTATCCCAAATAATTGCCACCACCATCCCCGCCGCCAGAGCCATCACCACCCGCAAGCTGAGATTAGTAAACCGACTCGGCAAGTATAGTTTAAATAGGAGCAGATGCGCCAGGACAAACCAACCCGTAGATGTAATGATAATTGTAGAGAAAATCCCGATTTTTTTCGGCACCATTCCTGCCAGAGGGAACCGCGTTTTTTGCTGCAACAGCCAGGGCAAAAATAACCCTATCCAAATCAGCGGCGGCATCAGTAAAGGTAGCCAACCACTGCGCGAACCGGTCAACCAAAATAGGAAAGGATTATCATCAAAAAAATAGTTTCTGCCTCCCGGCAAAAATTCCGGCATTTGCCGCGCTGCTGCACCGGATATCAACGGACCATATGTGGAAGGTTCCACCGCATATCCTACCACCACCGCCACGGTTAAACCAAAACCAGCTAATCCTAGAAAATCTAGATTTAGCCCTTGTTTTTGGCTGACCAACATTTGCCAAAATAAAATCCCTGCAGCTAGCAGCACGCAAGTGGGGTAAAATAGTCCCATCAGCCCAATTGATAGCAGCAATGGCAGCCACCTGCGCTGTAGCCAATAATACAAAAATGCCACAAACAGGGGATAGGCAAAGGCTCTGGCTGTTCCCGATACCAAATCAAATCCCATCCACAAACTTTGATTCAGCAATACTGCCGCCGCAAAACCGGCAAAAGGCACGGGGAGCAATTCTAAGCATAGCTGAAAACAGTAAAATGTAGTTATCACCCCCAGCAGCAATGGCAGTAGTTTATTGAACAGCAAAGGTTCCACACCGACAGTTGCCATAACTTGATAGATGGCTTTATACCCCCAGGTGCCACGGATTGAAAATAATCGGTAATGAAATCGTCGGGAAATAACTCTGGGTCAATAAATCGCTGCATCCAAAACACGTGTTGCCTTGCATCATCCTGCACCACGTAAGGGGTTTTAAATGCTTTCTGCAATGCCATGATACCATAAATTATGGCAAAAGTGATACTGGCAATTAACATTTGTCCTTTGTCCTTGGTCATTTGTCCTTTGTCCTTAGTCATTTGTCCTTGGTTGTTTATCATATACCACTTGGTAGGGGCACGGCATCATTAATTTCTCGGTTTGACGAAAAATCTCCATAACGCCGTGCCCTCCTATGTTCAATAGTTTTTTGGGTCAATTTTTGTTTCGGGGTGGGCACGGCATTATTAATCTCTCGGTTTGATGAAAAATCTCCATAACGCCGTGCCCCTACGATGATGCTCCTGGTTTATTTATAATATAACACTTGGTAGGGGCACGGCATCATTAATCTCTCGGTTTGATGAAAAATCTCCATAACGCCGTGCCCCTTGTTTATTTGATTTTGATACTGCTGATATACTGCCCTAAAAAGGGCAATCCGGCAAGGGCCGGGAGGAAATATCTCCCGGTACATAGTAATCCTAAAGCGGCGCCTGTGGCTGGGTCAAAGTAAGGTTGATAAAATAGAATTAGGGCAGCGTCTCTGGTTCCTACTCCGGCGAAGGTGAGGGGCAGTAAACCGGCGAGAATGGCGAGGGGGGAGAGGGCGAGGTTGGCTAAAAATGGCACGGAGGCATTTAAGGCTAGAATGAAAAACCAGATTTGCAATAGGTGACAAAACCAGATAAATAGGGATGTAACGGCGATTTTGGTGAGTTGGGCGGTGTCTTGCCAAAAATATTCGTGCATTTCTCCCCAGGAAAATCGCATTTTGTCGATTTTGACCTGGATTTTTTTGGGGGCGAAGCGGCTGGCGGTGGCGAAAAATACGCGGGCAAATCTCCGGGAACCGAGGAGTAAGGCGAGAGCGACTAAGCCGCCGATGACGCCTGATGTCATTGCCCAAAATAGGATATCTTTACTGGGATAAATGGCTAAGCCAAAGGCGCACCATACCAGCAGGGAGAGCATATCGCTGGCTTTTTCAAATACTACTAAAGATAAGGCAAGGGAGCCGCTCAAATGGCCTCGGTCTCGCATAAAATAGGCTTTGGCAATATCGCCCATTTTTGACGGTAGCACCATATTGAGGACGCTGGCAGCTAAAATTAGGCGGTTGGCTTCGCCAAATTGGAGGTTAGCACTGGCGGGGGATAGTTGCTGGAGTCGCCAACTGGTGAGCGCGGTTAGGGGGATGACCATTCCTAGGCTCACTGGCATCCACAACCGATGGCTGTTTTGGAAAATTTCGAGTAACCCTGGTAGGTCGATTTTGGTGTAGATTATGGCTAAAATTAGGAGGCTAACGGCCAGGGATATTAGTCGTTTCATTGGTTATGAATGGGAGGGGGAGCAGTGGTGACTATAATATAATAAAATGATTAAGATTTTTATTTGTGGGCGGGTTTTGTTTAAAATTTAAATGGGTGCAGTGGGCGGGTGCAGTGGGCGGTCTGGGGCAATAATTCTGTCAAGGAGAGTTGATGGGATGCTGGATATCAATGAGTTATTCAGGGAAACGGATTATCTGCATTTATACCCAGATGTGGCTGCTGCCGTGAGTCGGGGTGATTTTACTTCGGGATGGCAACATTTTGAGCTGTTTGGGGCTGGGGAAAGTCGCAACCCCTGCGCTTTATTTAATCAGATTTATTATCTTGATAGCTATCCAGATGTGGCGGCGGCGGTGGACCGGGGGGAGTTCGGCTCGGCGCTTGACCATTATCTCCTGTTTGGGCAAATGGAGAGCCGGGATACTTGCGCGATATTTAATGAGGCTCTGTACCGGGAGGCTAACCCGGATGTGGCGGCGGTTATCGACCCCCTCACGGGTGGACTGAGCAGCGGTTTGGAGCATTATATTAATTTTGGCCAGATGGAAGGGCGGGACCCTTGCGCCCGCACGGTGGTAATGTGGGATGAAGCGGCTCAGGAAGCGGTCCGCCGTACTGGTCCGGGGCCAACTATTGCCTCCCGTGTTTATGGGATGGTACATACTGCCATGTTTGACGCTTGGTCCGCTTACGATGAAAAGGCGATCGGCACTCATTCGTCCTTTGACAAAGCACAAGTGACAAGTGACCAAGGACAAATGACCAATGACAAAAGTGAGGCTATCAGCTATGCGGCGTATCGGGTGTTAACCGATTTATTTCCGTCTCAGGTGGATATGTTTGATAAGCTGATGGCCCAGTTGGGTTGTGACTCTGGCAATAATTCCACCGATACGGCTACGCCTGCGGGGGTTGGGAATGCGGCGGCGGCGGCGTTGCTGGCATTTCGCCATCTTGATGGGTCCAACCAGTTAAATGGTTATAGCGATACTACGGGTTATCAGCCGGTGAATACCCCGGATGTGGTGAATGACCCGGACCGGTGGCAGCCTTTGCGGCAACCTCTGGATGACCCCAATGGCAAAGTGCAGGAGTCTTTGACGCCGCAATGGGGTGAGGTGACGCCTTTTGCTCTCACATCACCGGACCAGTTCCGCCCTCCGGCTCCGCCAGAATTTGGTATTCCTTTATATGAGCAACGAGCGGCGGAAGTTTTAGATTTAAGTGCTAATTTGACGGATGAGCAGAAAATTATCGCTGAGTTTTGGGAAGATGGGGCGGGGACTTCCTACCCGCCGGGGACTTGGATGAGTTTTGGCCAATTTGTTTCCCAGCGGGACGGGCATGGTCTGGATGAAGATGTGCAGATGTTCTTTGCTTTGGGCAATGCGGTGATGGATGCGGGGATTGCCGCTTGGGAGGCTAAGCGCTATTACGATTATGTGCGTCCGGTGACGGCAATTCGTTATTTATATGAAGGTGAAGATGTGCTGGCTTGGGGGGGACCCGGTGAGGGGACGCAGTTAATGGATGGTGGTGACTGGCAACCTTACCAAGCGGTGAATACTCCGACGCCGCCGTTTGCGGAGTATGTGTCGGGACATAGCACTTTTAGTGCGGCGGCGGCGGAAATTTTGCGGCGGTTTAGCGGGAGTGATGAGTTTGGCGAGTCTTACAAGGCGGCGGCGGGTTCGTCTCGGTTTGAACCGGGGGTAACTCCCGCCACAGATATCACACTTTCTTGGTCCACTTTCTCTGCAGCGGCGGATGAGGCGGGGATGTCCCGACTTTATGGCGGTATCCACTTCCGGGATGGGGACCTGAACGGGCGGGCTCTGGGACGGCTGGTGGGGGATGCGGTGTGGCACCGGGCGCAATTTTATATTAATGGTGGACCCTCACCCTAAATCCCTCTCCCAGAGCGGGAGAGGGACTTTGATGGCACTACTTCCGAAAAGGTCGTGAATGAATAAAGTAACAACAATCAATTTATTTCGATTGATTCTGGTAACGAAAATCAAGTTATGAAATTGAATAAAGTTACAATAATCAAACTGCAGGGGTGCCAAAATCCCCAATTCGGTGCCAGGAGGGGTCCTGCGGCGGCCAGAGGACCCCAGGGAAGGGCGCTTCATCACTCGCGAGGGATAGAAGAAATGGGGGCAAATGACGCAGTTTCGTGGAATCCCTCGATAGGTTGCCCAGTAAGGGTTTCAGGGATTTTTGAAGAGGGGTTTTGGGTGGTTTGTAGTGAGGAATTTCGGATCCCTCGCAAATCACCTCTTGACACCACGCCCCGTATGGGTTTTAATAAGGAGAGTCCCCGCTAGTCGGGGACATAACTTGAATGGAAACCCTTTTAATACTTTTGTAAACGCCTTCTTCTCCTCCTTGTCCCCGCTAGTCGGGGACATAACTTGAATGGAAACAGGGGGTCTTCCGCAAGGTGTCCACCGGGTTGGAAAAGGTAGTGTCCCCGCTAGTCGGGGACATAACTTGAATGGAAACAACCCGGGCTCTGGTTGCTGCATCCCGGTTACGTCCCCGCTAGTCGGGGACATAACTTGAATGGAAACAGGTATGCCATTGTACTCAAGGAGCACTTTGGTTTTACCAGGTCCCCGCTAGTCGGGGACATAACTTGAATGGAAACCCAAGCAGAGATTGAGGAAGTGAAGGGGGCTCTTGCCCCCTTTCAAACGTCCCCGCTAGTCGGGGACATAACTTGAATGGAAACCTTCGGTCCTGTGCCGCATGGAACTGGAGTTCCAGCCATTGAGTCCCCGCTAGTCGGGGACATAACTTGAATGGAAACAGTAAGCCTCTTCAAGGGGCTACAGCTCCATATAGTCCCCGCTAGTCGGGGACATAACTTGAATGGAAACTTACTATTGTGGCTAATGCCACCTCACTGGCATTAAGTCCCCGCTAGTCGGGGACATAACTTGAATGGAAACACTTGGGGCTGGTTCCACTCCGGGCCCCGGCTCATCAGCCAAGTCCCCGCTAGTCGGGGACATAACTTGAATGGAAACAATATTTCCCAGGGCTTCCTTCTGGGACTTGATCCATTGTCCCCGCTAGTCGGGGACATAACTTGAATGGAAACAAGAACTGACCTAAGAAATTCTCTTGCTTTACCTTGTGTCCCCGCTAGTCGGGGACATAACTTGAATGGAAACTTTCTTACACCCACTGTCAGTATCCCTCACAGCGGGGGATGTTGATGTCCCCGCTAGTCGGGGACATAACTTGAATGGAAACACACATAAGTGCCGGGGTAGAGGCATGGCTATCCCAGGTCGTCCCCGCTAGTCGGGGACATAACTTGAATGGAAACGAGCTTCTAAAGCCTGGATTATAGGATGAGAGGGGGTTTCTAATGTCCCCGCTAGTCGGGGACATAACTTGAATGGAAACATCAATGTGGGCACTGTTTTTCTTCACACTCTCCATGAGAATGTCCCCGCTAGTCGGGGACATAACTTGAATGGAAACGGTTGATGAAGAGAACTCTCACCTCTTCTGGGAAGGCATCCAGTCCCCGCTAGTCGGGGACATAACTTGAATGGAAACGTCCCCATCGAGGTATTGTTATTGCCTTATGGAAGCCCGCCCGGGGAAGTCCCCGCTAGTCGGGGACATAACTTGAATGGAAACGAGTCCCAGCCGTTCTGGTGACTATCAGCCTTCTTGCTGATGTCCCCGCTAGTCGGGGACATAACTTGAATGGAAACAGTACTGGTCCTCAAAGTTCTTGAGGAACCAGAGGCGAAAAGCCTCTACCATAAGTCCCCGCTAGTCGGGGACATAACTTGAATGGAAACGCTTTGTTTTCATAGACTCTGTCATCAATTGATGGTCCCCGCTAGTCGGGGACATAACTTGAATGGAAACCATTAACACTTAAAGTGCCAGACACTA contains:
- a CDS encoding vanadium-dependent haloperoxidase, whose protein sequence is MLDINELFRETDYLHLYPDVAAAVSRGDFTSGWQHFELFGAGESRNPCALFNQIYYLDSYPDVAAAVDRGEFGSALDHYLLFGQMESRDTCAIFNEALYREANPDVAAVIDPLTGGLSSGLEHYINFGQMEGRDPCARTVVMWDEAAQEAVRRTGPGPTIASRVYGMVHTAMFDAWSAYDEKAIGTHSSFDKAQVTSDQGQMTNDKSEAISYAAYRVLTDLFPSQVDMFDKLMAQLGCDSGNNSTDTATPAGVGNAAAAALLAFRHLDGSNQLNGYSDTTGYQPVNTPDVVNDPDRWQPLRQPLDDPNGKVQESLTPQWGEVTPFALTSPDQFRPPAPPEFGIPLYEQRAAEVLDLSANLTDEQKIIAEFWEDGAGTSYPPGTWMSFGQFVSQRDGHGLDEDVQMFFALGNAVMDAGIAAWEAKRYYDYVRPVTAIRYLYEGEDVLAWGGPGEGTQLMDGGDWQPYQAVNTPTPPFAEYVSGHSTFSAAAAEILRRFSGSDEFGESYKAAAGSSRFEPGVTPATDITLSWSTFSAAADEAGMSRLYGGIHFRDGDLNGRALGRLVGDAVWHRAQFYINGGPSP
- a CDS encoding lysylphosphatidylglycerol synthase transmembrane domain-containing protein produces the protein MKRLISLAVSLLILAIIYTKIDLPGLLEIFQNSHRLWMPVSLGMVIPLTALTSWRLQQLSPASANLQFGEANRLILAASVLNMVLPSKMGDIAKAYFMRDRGHLSGSLALSLVVFEKASDMLSLLVWCAFGLAIYPSKDILFWAMTSGVIGGLVALALLLGSRRFARVFFATASRFAPKKIQVKIDKMRFSWGEMHEYFWQDTAQLTKIAVTSLFIWFCHLLQIWFFILALNASVPFLANLALSPLAILAGLLPLTFAGVGTRDAALILFYQPYFDPATGAALGLLCTGRYFLPALAGLPFLGQYISSIKIK